A stretch of the Pseudanabaena yagii GIHE-NHR1 genome encodes the following:
- a CDS encoding ShlB/FhaC/HecB family hemolysin secretion/activation protein — protein sequence MNNVNKLYRGIPKPLNSFKKAVFLLAIASSSFTQTLAAQTNLPPNRPIAPDSNPKTIPINPPEPTKLPSPDRLLAPITPQTPEIPSNNNSETIVVKKFEILGSTVFSDAELAEITKDYLNKPISINELFQIRTKITKLYLDNKYVTSGAYIPEQNFQSGTFRIQIVEGGIEEIKVTGLTRLNQGYIQSRIAIATQKPLNSNRLLEALQLLQINPLIDSISANLSPSLQPGLNNLDVKVTEAKTFSLPITIDNGRTPSVGTDRRQIQLSEANLTGLGDRLNLTYSNTDGSNSFDSSYTLPFNPYNGTISFSFGTSSSKVIQVPFNFLDIVSSSRNYGLSIRQPLLQSTSQELALGLSLNRTESQASLLGGTIPYPSQGADENGQTKISALRFFQEYVQRSGEEVFAARSQISLGINAFGATINTTFPDSRFLAWRGQAQYVRLLAPETLLFLRGDLQLADRPLLSQEQISFGGQETLRGFRQDSVSTDNGLMLSAELRIPLMRVPEISGLLQVVPFFDFGEAWNNNTSTNPDPSTLASVGVGLRFQMSDRLTMRLDWGIPLSRITGDKQTLQERGLYFSLVANPF from the coding sequence GTGAATAATGTTAATAAATTGTATAGGGGTATACCTAAACCCTTAAACAGTTTTAAAAAAGCTGTTTTTTTGTTAGCGATCGCTTCTAGCTCTTTCACCCAAACATTAGCCGCTCAAACAAATCTTCCTCCTAATCGCCCAATTGCTCCCGACTCCAATCCTAAGACTATTCCCATCAATCCCCCTGAACCCACAAAGTTACCCTCTCCAGACCGTTTACTAGCGCCTATAACACCACAAACTCCTGAAATACCAAGCAATAATAATTCTGAAACTATTGTCGTCAAGAAATTCGAGATTCTTGGTAGTACTGTATTTAGCGATGCCGAACTAGCAGAAATCACCAAAGACTATCTCAACAAACCCATTTCCATCAACGAACTGTTTCAAATTCGCACCAAAATCACCAAACTATACCTAGATAACAAATACGTTACCTCTGGCGCATATATCCCCGAACAAAACTTTCAAAGTGGAACCTTTAGAATTCAGATCGTTGAAGGTGGGATCGAAGAAATCAAAGTCACAGGCTTAACCAGACTCAATCAAGGATATATTCAATCACGCATCGCGATCGCCACACAGAAACCACTCAATAGCAACCGACTACTAGAAGCGTTGCAATTACTACAAATAAATCCCCTAATTGACAGTATTTCCGCTAATTTATCTCCAAGTTTGCAACCAGGATTAAACAATTTAGACGTTAAAGTTACCGAAGCAAAGACCTTTAGCTTACCAATTACCATTGACAATGGACGTACACCCAGCGTAGGAACAGATCGCCGTCAAATACAACTTAGCGAAGCAAATCTTACAGGTTTAGGAGACCGCCTAAACTTAACATATTCTAATACCGACGGGAGCAATTCCTTTGATTCCAGCTATACGTTACCATTTAATCCCTACAATGGAACAATTAGCTTTAGTTTTGGTACTTCTTCTAGCAAGGTCATCCAAGTTCCATTTAATTTTCTTGATATTGTCTCCAGTTCACGTAACTATGGATTATCAATTCGTCAGCCTTTGCTTCAAAGCACCTCCCAAGAACTAGCGTTAGGTTTGAGTTTAAATCGGACTGAAAGCCAAGCTTCTCTATTGGGTGGGACAATTCCTTACCCCTCCCAAGGTGCGGATGAAAATGGACAAACAAAAATTTCTGCACTTCGATTTTTTCAAGAATATGTCCAACGCAGTGGTGAAGAAGTATTTGCCGCACGCTCTCAAATTAGTCTAGGGATTAATGCTTTTGGAGCTACTATTAATACAACTTTCCCAGATAGTCGATTTCTGGCTTGGCGAGGACAAGCCCAATATGTAAGGTTGTTAGCACCAGAAACTCTTTTGTTTCTTCGGGGCGATTTGCAACTTGCCGATCGCCCATTACTATCACAGGAACAGATCAGTTTTGGTGGACAAGAAACCTTGCGTGGATTTCGGCAAGATAGTGTGTCAACAGATAACGGACTAATGTTGTCTGCCGAATTACGCATTCCCCTCATGCGTGTTCCTGAAATTAGCGGACTATTACAGGTTGTCCCATTCTTTGATTTTGGCGAAGCATGGAATAATAACACCAGTACCAATCCAGATCCTAGTACGCTAGCATCAGTAGGTGTAGGATTGCGCTTTCAAATGAGCGATCGGCTCACCATGCGGTTGGACTGGGGAATACCCCTCAGTCGAATTACAGGCGATAAGCAAACTTTACAAGAACGTGGGCTTTACTTTTCTCTGGTTGCCAATCCATTCTAG
- a CDS encoding CHASE2 domain-containing protein, which translates to MWNNLKKRLWQWRGFIITVPTTAGIVLGLRFLGMLQPLELDAYDLFFQWRPTEKIDEHIVLVAINESDIQKYNSPISDANLAKLLNIIKQQQPRVIGLDIYRDLPIESGHEELAAVFTSTPNLIGIRKVLGSQNGGGVPSSPILEKLNQLAANDLLPDGDGKIRRVLLSLRDKRGKPIASLSAALAEEYLKAEKIETKVLDAKIKKYQLGKAIIVPFKSNDGGYVGAEAGGYQILANYRNFQDDFQRVSLADVLEERTPKNIFRDRLVLIGVIAESSGDYFITPNNRPTIGHPFTPTSGITIHANIASQLISSAIDGRPIIQVWIKTVECLWISLWAIIGGLLCWKRRYTRVISEQTQMQLTWETLVIPILGGTLIAGSYIAFIWGWWIPVVPSLLALFGSAIAVSVYTARSANGMRQIFGRYLTDEVVAKLLETPEGLRLGGEKRKVTVLFSDLRGFSSLFERIEPEQGVRAISLYLDVMTEVITKYQGTINEFVGDGIFVMFGAPIQREDDTKRAVTCAIAMQLAMTEVNAKLEAMQIPPLHMGIGLHTGEVLAGNIGSQRRAKYTVMGSTVNLGSRIESYSVGGQVLVSEAILHEIKDIVRIDAQMRVKPKGFNEAIVMFDIGGINDLVLPEDKETLVQLVQPISIEWKILEGKHVKTKKYTGTLHKLSANNAEIKSDFTVEALTNLQITFIDSERELRIDNIYAKVVEVSPENKNSFWIRFTAVPSDVAEWLYDLRQTATNSNSYDETDLATESS; encoded by the coding sequence ATGTGGAACAACCTAAAAAAGCGACTTTGGCAATGGCGAGGTTTTATCATCACCGTTCCTACCACCGCAGGTATTGTACTCGGACTCCGTTTCCTAGGAATGTTGCAGCCTCTAGAACTAGATGCCTACGATCTGTTCTTTCAATGGCGACCGACCGAAAAGATCGACGAGCACATCGTACTTGTCGCAATTAACGAATCCGATATACAAAAATACAATTCACCGATTTCTGATGCTAATTTAGCCAAACTGCTAAATATAATCAAACAACAACAGCCTCGAGTGATTGGTCTAGATATATACCGTGATTTGCCCATAGAATCTGGGCATGAAGAACTTGCAGCAGTATTTACATCGACCCCAAATCTAATTGGTATTCGCAAAGTACTTGGCAGTCAAAATGGAGGTGGTGTACCATCTTCCCCTATTCTCGAAAAACTCAATCAATTAGCAGCTAATGACCTACTTCCCGATGGCGATGGAAAGATCCGTCGCGTTTTGCTATCACTGAGAGATAAGCGCGGTAAACCCATTGCTAGTTTGAGTGCAGCTTTAGCTGAGGAATATCTCAAAGCAGAAAAAATCGAAACAAAAGTCCTAGATGCCAAAATTAAAAAATATCAACTAGGAAAAGCAATAATTGTTCCATTTAAGTCAAATGATGGAGGATATGTTGGCGCAGAAGCAGGGGGATATCAAATATTAGCAAATTATCGCAATTTTCAGGATGACTTTCAGAGAGTTTCACTAGCAGATGTACTGGAAGAGCGTACTCCTAAAAATATTTTTCGCGATCGCCTAGTTTTAATAGGAGTTATCGCAGAAAGTAGTGGCGATTATTTCATAACTCCAAACAACAGACCTACCATAGGTCATCCTTTTACACCAACCAGTGGCATAACTATCCATGCGAATATTGCCAGTCAATTAATCAGCAGCGCTATAGACGGACGACCGATCATCCAAGTTTGGATAAAAACTGTCGAATGTCTGTGGATTTCCCTCTGGGCAATTATCGGAGGACTACTATGCTGGAAGAGACGATACACCAGAGTTATATCTGAACAAACCCAGATGCAGCTAACTTGGGAAACCCTAGTAATTCCAATATTAGGAGGAACACTTATTGCGGGTAGTTATATAGCATTTATATGGGGATGGTGGATTCCTGTAGTACCTTCCTTATTAGCGCTATTCGGTTCAGCAATAGCGGTGAGCGTCTATACAGCTAGAAGTGCAAATGGAATGCGACAGATCTTTGGACGTTATCTCACCGATGAAGTAGTCGCCAAGCTATTAGAAACTCCTGAAGGCTTAAGGTTGGGTGGAGAAAAACGTAAAGTGACAGTACTATTTTCTGACCTGCGAGGATTTTCATCATTATTTGAACGCATCGAACCCGAACAAGGTGTAAGAGCCATCTCGCTTTATCTTGATGTCATGACTGAAGTAATTACCAAATATCAAGGCACAATTAATGAATTTGTAGGCGATGGCATCTTTGTAATGTTTGGCGCACCAATTCAGAGAGAAGACGATACAAAAAGAGCAGTCACCTGTGCGATCGCCATGCAACTAGCAATGACAGAAGTTAATGCCAAACTAGAAGCCATGCAAATCCCCCCTCTCCACATGGGGATTGGCTTACATACAGGCGAAGTATTAGCAGGCAATATTGGTTCGCAACGCCGCGCAAAGTATACAGTTATGGGAAGTACCGTTAACCTAGGATCGAGAATTGAATCCTATAGCGTCGGCGGACAAGTCCTAGTTTCCGAAGCAATTCTCCATGAAATTAAAGACATTGTTCGCATAGATGCCCAAATGCGCGTTAAGCCCAAGGGATTTAACGAAGCGATCGTCATGTTTGATATCGGAGGGATTAACGATCTAGTTCTACCAGAAGACAAAGAAACTCTGGTGCAACTAGTTCAACCTATTTCTATAGAATGGAAAATATTAGAGGGGAAGCACGTTAAGACAAAAAAATATACGGGTACTCTACACAAACTTTCAGCAAATAACGCAGAAATCAAAAGCGACTTTACTGTTGAGGCTTTAACTAATTTGCAAATTACCTTCATCGATTCCGAACGCGAACTAAGAATTGATAATATTTATGCCAAAGTCGTAGAAGTTAGTCCTGAAAATAAAAATAGTTTCTGGATTCGCTTTACTGCCGTCCCCTCCGATGTAGCCGAATGGCTTTACGATCTGCGTCAAACTGCTACAAATTCCAATTCTTATGATGAAACAGATTTAGCTACTGAGTCGAGTTAA
- a CDS encoding DUF1993 domain-containing protein, whose product MTISMYQVAVPSLVRSLNNLIAILEKASAHAEAKKIDPAVLIASRLFPDMLPFNRQVHIASDIARRGIARLAGVEAPVIEDNETTFAELGDRLRSVVKYIESFTPEQIDGSEEKVITLPVGKETMTFAGQDYLLFFILPNVYFHVTTAYDILRHCGVEIGKRDFLGAPR is encoded by the coding sequence ATGACCATTTCCATGTATCAAGTTGCGGTTCCTTCCCTAGTCCGATCTCTTAATAATTTAATTGCAATCCTTGAGAAAGCTTCAGCCCACGCTGAAGCCAAAAAAATTGATCCTGCGGTACTTATTGCCAGTCGTTTGTTTCCCGATATGTTGCCGTTCAATCGTCAAGTACATATTGCCTCTGATATTGCTAGACGTGGTATTGCGAGATTGGCTGGTGTAGAAGCTCCAGTGATAGAAGATAACGAAACTACCTTTGCCGAATTGGGCGATCGCCTTCGGAGTGTAGTTAAATATATTGAGTCTTTCACTCCCGAACAAATTGATGGCTCTGAAGAGAAAGTTATTACTTTACCTGTGGGTAAGGAGACGATGACTTTTGCAGGACAAGATTATTTACTATTTTTCATTTTGCCAAATGTCTATTTCCATGTAACGACGGCTTATGACATTCTCAGACATTGTGGTGTTGAGATTGGTAAGCGGGATTTCTTGGGTGCACCTCGCTAA
- a CDS encoding ISAs1 family transposase yields MNNPIEVSLLRHFEGVEDPRDNRGKEHNLLDIIVIAICAVISGGENWEDIALFGASKQEWLGTFLELPNGIPCDDTFARVFARVNPQQMQNSFISWVKSVSQALQGEVVAIDGKTLRQSYDRGADKGAIHMVSAWASANRLILGQCKVDEKSNEITAIPELLKLLEIKGCIVTIDAMGCQKEIASQIVQQGADYVLALKGNQGGLFEDVQWLFEQAINTDFVDVDHDFCQSIDKGHGRLEIRRCWTLSNLDYLTQLPLWAGLQTIALVQSERRINGKVSSENRYYISSLPSNATVIAEAVRTHWSIENSLHWVLDVSFHEDASRIRKDNSPENMAMLRHFALNLLSRDKSSKFSMRAKRNKAAWDLAYLIHLLNL; encoded by the coding sequence ATGAATAACCCTATCGAAGTCAGTTTGCTAAGACACTTTGAAGGAGTAGAAGACCCGAGAGATAATCGAGGGAAAGAGCATAACTTGCTAGACATAATCGTAATCGCAATTTGCGCGGTGATAAGTGGGGGAGAAAACTGGGAAGATATAGCGCTATTTGGAGCATCAAAACAAGAATGGCTGGGGACATTTCTTGAACTACCGAATGGGATACCCTGTGATGACACATTTGCAAGAGTGTTTGCACGAGTGAACCCGCAACAGATGCAAAATAGCTTCATCAGTTGGGTGAAATCAGTAAGTCAAGCGCTGCAGGGAGAGGTAGTAGCCATTGATGGCAAAACCTTGAGACAATCCTACGACCGAGGAGCAGACAAAGGCGCAATTCACATGGTGAGTGCATGGGCAAGCGCAAATCGGTTGATATTAGGTCAATGCAAAGTCGATGAAAAATCCAACGAAATCACCGCCATACCAGAGTTATTAAAACTGCTGGAAATTAAAGGTTGTATTGTGACGATTGACGCAATGGGCTGCCAGAAAGAAATAGCTAGCCAAATCGTGCAACAAGGAGCCGATTATGTCTTAGCGCTCAAAGGTAATCAGGGAGGACTATTTGAAGATGTGCAGTGGTTATTTGAGCAAGCTATAAACACTGATTTTGTGGATGTAGACCATGACTTTTGCCAGTCCATAGATAAAGGACATGGGCGTTTAGAAATTCGACGTTGTTGGACTTTATCTAACTTGGATTACCTGACTCAATTGCCTCTATGGGCTGGTTTACAGACTATTGCCTTAGTTCAAAGTGAACGCAGAATCAATGGGAAAGTCTCCTCTGAAAATCGCTACTACATTTCTAGCTTGCCTTCCAATGCAACCGTTATTGCTGAGGCTGTTCGTACTCATTGGTCGATTGAAAATTCATTGCATTGGGTTTTAGATGTCTCTTTTCACGAAGATGCTTCCCGTATTCGCAAAGATAATTCTCCTGAAAATATGGCGATGCTGCGTCACTTTGCTCTTAATCTCTTAAGTCGCGATAAGTCTTCTAAGTTCAGTATGCGGGCGAAACGTAATAAGGCGGCTTGGGATCTGGCTTATCTTATTCATCTCCTTAACCTTTGA
- a CDS encoding aldo/keto reductase, giving the protein MKTRKLGNQGLEVSELGLGCMGMSEFYGSGDEQEAIATIHHALDLGVNFLDTADMYGPFINERLVGRAIKDRRDRVILATKFGNVRSAEGGLGINGKPEYVRQSCDASLQRLGVDVIDLYYQHRVDITVPIEETVGAMAELVQQGKVRYLGLSEAAPATIRRAQAIHSISALQTEYSLWSRDPEDEILPTLRELGIGFVPYSPLGRGFLTGAIASPDDFAPDDFRRRSPRFQGKNFAKNLELVEQVKAIANEKGITAGQLALAWLLAQGDDIVPIPGTKRRKYLEENIGAATVTLTAEDIHRINAVAPQGIAAGDRYPAQNMSSLNR; this is encoded by the coding sequence ATGAAAACCAGAAAACTAGGCAATCAAGGACTAGAAGTATCCGAACTGGGACTCGGCTGTATGGGAATGTCTGAATTTTATGGCAGTGGTGATGAACAAGAAGCGATCGCCACAATTCACCATGCTCTAGACCTCGGTGTAAACTTTCTTGATACCGCCGATATGTACGGACCCTTCATCAACGAAAGGCTAGTCGGCAGAGCCATCAAAGATCGCCGAGATCGCGTCATTCTCGCCACTAAATTTGGTAATGTTCGCAGTGCTGAAGGTGGGCTCGGTATCAATGGTAAACCAGAATATGTGAGACAGTCTTGTGATGCGTCACTACAGCGCTTAGGAGTAGATGTCATCGACCTCTACTATCAACACCGCGTTGACATAACCGTACCCATTGAAGAAACCGTTGGCGCAATGGCAGAACTAGTCCAACAAGGGAAAGTCAGATATCTAGGGCTATCCGAAGCTGCCCCCGCTACAATCCGCCGCGCTCAAGCAATCCATTCTATTTCTGCCCTACAAACAGAATATTCCCTATGGAGTCGAGATCCTGAAGATGAGATCCTACCAACATTGCGAGAACTAGGAATTGGCTTTGTACCCTACAGCCCCTTGGGAAGAGGATTTCTAACAGGTGCGATCGCTAGTCCCGATGATTTTGCTCCCGATGACTTTCGACGGAGATCGCCACGCTTTCAAGGTAAGAACTTTGCCAAGAATCTCGAATTAGTAGAACAGGTAAAAGCGATCGCCAATGAAAAAGGAATCACGGCAGGACAGTTAGCCCTAGCATGGCTCTTGGCTCAAGGCGATGATATCGTGCCAATCCCCGGAACCAAACGTCGTAAATATCTCGAAGAAAATATCGGTGCGGCTACAGTGACTTTGACTGCTGAAGATATCCATCGCATCAATGCAGTAGCACCTCAAGGCATTGCCGCGGGCGATCGCTATCCTGCCCAAAATATGAGTTCACTTAATCGTTAA
- a CDS encoding GNAT family N-acetyltransferase — MQIQALSHSTLSSAVELANLVFPYQKLLERADLAFRLSLSSGWIPKLILRLASVAEARYWVALNEDGDVIGVTGLYKYLNAKDDSLWLGWTCVSPMARGKGIGGQLVDFAIAKARSEGKQFLKLYTSNHPNEATAQYLYERRGLQIVSEKEIRGTPFKRIYRELELKPKNDFIG, encoded by the coding sequence ATGCAAATTCAAGCGCTTTCTCATTCGACACTCTCATCTGCGGTTGAATTAGCAAACCTAGTTTTTCCTTATCAAAAATTACTAGAAAGAGCAGACTTAGCTTTCCGACTAAGCCTGTCATCTGGATGGATACCAAAACTAATTCTTCGACTAGCGAGTGTTGCGGAGGCTCGTTATTGGGTTGCTCTGAACGAAGATGGAGATGTAATAGGAGTCACTGGACTTTATAAGTATCTTAATGCTAAAGATGATTCACTTTGGCTGGGCTGGACTTGTGTTTCTCCTATGGCGCGAGGTAAGGGAATTGGCGGACAACTAGTAGATTTTGCGATCGCTAAGGCTCGTTCAGAGGGCAAACAATTTCTAAAGCTTTATACCTCTAACCATCCGAATGAAGCCACCGCGCAGTATCTCTACGAACGTAGAGGTTTGCAAATCGTTAGCGAAAAAGAAATACGAGGAACTCCTTTCAAGAGAATATATCGTGAACTAGAGCTTAAACCCAAAAATGATTTCATCGGCTAA
- a CDS encoding flavin reductase family protein: protein MHIDPSTTSSQDNYKLLTNLVVPRPIAWVTTQNSEGVINLAPFSFFNAIGSNPLYLVISIGNKDDGSPKDTAANIIANREFVVNLVTEDLLNAMNISAANFPTEESELTAVGLHGAASKRVKVARIAEAKASLECVLHSQQPLGAYNLIIGEVVMFHVDDSIIGDRYHIDGFAPIGRMGSPAYYCRTTDKFDLPRISYEQWQQDKYQ from the coding sequence ATGCATATAGATCCCAGTACAACATCCTCGCAAGACAACTACAAACTATTAACCAATCTGGTAGTTCCGCGCCCGATCGCATGGGTGACCACTCAAAATAGCGAAGGAGTGATCAACCTCGCCCCCTTCAGTTTCTTTAACGCGATCGGTAGCAATCCCTTGTATCTCGTTATCAGCATCGGTAACAAAGACGATGGCAGCCCCAAAGATACCGCTGCCAACATTATCGCTAATCGAGAATTCGTCGTTAATCTCGTCACAGAAGATTTGTTAAACGCGATGAATATCTCCGCCGCCAACTTCCCAACTGAAGAGAGCGAACTCACCGCCGTTGGACTCCATGGAGCCGCATCAAAACGAGTCAAAGTAGCCCGTATCGCCGAAGCGAAAGCAAGTTTAGAATGTGTACTGCATAGCCAACAGCCATTAGGAGCTTATAACCTCATCATCGGTGAAGTCGTGATGTTTCATGTGGATGACAGCATCATTGGCGATCGCTACCATATAGATGGATTTGCGCCCATCGGTAGAATGGGTTCCCCTGCCTACTATTGTCGGACAACCGATAAGTTTGACCTTCCACGCATTTCTTACGAGCAATGGCAACAAGATAAATACCAATGA